The Vigna angularis cultivar LongXiaoDou No.4 chromosome 9, ASM1680809v1, whole genome shotgun sequence DNA window TCATTTCTATATAATGTgaaacttagactcacacttggatttctcatttttatataatgtgaaacttagactcacacttgaattccAACGTGCAAAATCAGATTCAGGGTCACTTCAGCAGCAATATCAGAACAGAACCATTATTATTGTGTCTGGGAAAACATGTGCTGAGGAAAATAATTGGACTCCGGTTGTATCTCCACAAACTCTAGTTCTTCTTCATCCACTGCATCATCGTCATGGTGGGGCACAACATAAACATGTTGCTGTTGTTGTCTTGTCATTAGGGCAGCACGGTTTTCTGCTATGAGTTCACGCAATGCTGCACTGCATCTTGTGGAGAGATCATCATGAGAACACCAATTATCACTGCTCTCAAATGACAGAAGAGAGAGAGCACACCCTGCATAACATCATTCACAACCCTCCAACCATCACATTTTGTTCTTCCCATAGGATCATACCATGTCAAATCAACAAAAGGCAATTTTCATTTGTTAGGATCATCTTAATTTTCATTCAAGTTACCACAAAATCATTGAGGTCAAAACCTATCCATCTTATTGGCTGCTTCTGTTTGTATCAGCTTCATTCAACTTTTATGTTTTCTGATACGTAGCTTCTCAATTCATCATGTATCAGACTTTTACCATACAAactgatattaaaataaaccaGCTTAATGTCATAGCTCAACTACCATCATTAAACTTCAGTTTTATGTTAGGAATTGAGATTTAGATAAGAAGggtattaattaattacttaattagTTAACTGAGAAATATAATGTAATGTGTTGTTTTTACCTTGTCTAGAACTTCTGGTAACAGAAAGGTGAGagctttttcttcttctctcattATGGCCTGCTAATCTTCTCCTGCAACTTCTCTTTGAGTCGTCAAACTCTGATACCACATGAAACCTACATTTTGTAAACATCATTAACGTAATTTAGGTCAATCAAAGATAATTGATTACAAATAATTAGATAATCAACCATTTTGAGctctaaaacaaattaaaatggTAACATTTGTTTAAAATCTGATTTAGtcactaaatatttaaaaaaaacacaaaagtaAATTCCATAACGTTACAATTTTGTGTAAATGTGAGAgtgaaatttatctttttagtattatatatcttaataataaaatcaacatCATATACTAAAtgaaaatttccattttttattcaaGGGGACTAAATTAAAGCTCACAATTAACCGAAAATAATTAACCATTTTATTcagtataaattaattaactgtttaatattttactcaGGTGAAAGAAAGCAAAACTctaatctttatttataaaaattatataaaaaaatactaaaaggCTTATGCATGAATTtaatctgaaaataaaaatataaaaaagaaaaagatgatgaTAAAGTTACCTGCTACACTGCTGACAGAATCTCTGCTCCAAACCCAACACCACAACTTTGGGTGCCTTCGAATGCATATCACAAACTCTATGTCTCCTATGGTACTCTTTCGCATTCACCAACGCCACGTGGCACCCCTCCACCTGACATCTCGGAACCATCCCTAACGCCGCCGTTTTCACGCTCCCGCCACCGCCACCCCCACCGGCAGCTCCTCCATGACACCCCCGCGCTCTCTTATCGTTGCCCTTTAAAAAGTAACCAGCACCACCATCACCGCCGTACACGTGTCGATTCCCCAGTGTGATATCACCATCGTCAGCGCCCACGTGTCGGCTCCCCGAAATAACAACACCACCACCAACGCGGCACACGTGTGGTTTCCCCAGAGTGGCAACATTATtaccattattattatatttactaaCATCATCGATGGTAACATCCTCAAAGTAATGTCTCTTACCAAGATGCAAGCACGTGAGGTGAGGGTCCCAGTGCACGTGAGACCCTTCTCTGGCGTATAGTTGGCGGCGGTGAGCGGCGGCGTAACTGTCCGGCGGCGGCGTGGTGATGTGGGTAGAATTAGGAGTAGGAAGAAGATTAGTAGGTTGTAGGCATGATGAGTAGGAAAGAATGTTGTTACTGGTTTGCTGTTTTGTGGGGGTGGTGGTGAGGGTGAAGGTGTTGGTGCTGTCTccaaagttcatttttttttgtttgtgtgaagaaaaagatgaaaagggAGAGAGAATTTGTGATGAGGAAAAGAGGAATGTGTGATGTGAAAAAAGGGTGTGTTTGGTTGTTTGGGGCAAAAGAGGAAAGAAAGACTAAGGTGATGGTGAGTAGGTTAGGTTGCTTGATTTGTAAGGTGAGTTATGCTTCAATGGGGTCAGGATTAAGGCTGCAAAGCTACTCACTCAGAAATACACAGTActcaatcatatatatatatatatatatatatatatatatatatatatatatatatatatatatatatattttattgaataatgaTTCTTTACCAATatatttttgataatattttaatatcatttatatattattatgtaattgattcatgtttatgattattattattaattatgtagtaattttttaatcaatcaaaaatattatcaaaaagtgttcaaaaatattataaaaaagtatagtatcatttatcttattttgattGATGGAGATGTGAAACATGAGTTTAAGGAATATCCAATATTTGCAGTATTTTGAATTCATAAAAATCTTTTACgcttcatttttatattttcttttatgcaaatctttaaaatatattttaagaaatataattttagtttaattttataaggtATTATATATTGTAAAGTATAAAATCCCAAAACTTATAGAACGAGATCTTCGTCGGCTTTTGCGTACAAATATATTCATTGTCTTCAAAGGATAAAGACACGTATTGTCCTGCAATAATGGAGTGGTTTTAGATGACACGGGAATCGATAAACTTTTGCTACCTCCTCCGCAGGAGCTAAGGAAACATTTAGCTTGTTACCATTATAAATAGATCTTTTGCTTCCTCCAGAAATATACAACACAATTCACACTTCTTCTCTTCCCCTTTCATTCTCTTATctcctcttttttctttcttggattTAGTTATCTATTGTcttttaaagttcattttttttctagtctttgagatttttaaaaattacaaacccATAAGAACAATAGATTTACACAATTCAAAAAATCTAACTTTGCTCGTGCTTTTAATAAgttttaacaataatattaaggATCTATGGTTGATATCAACAAcaatccaaatttaaaaactcAAAACATTGTTTTTGGAGCTTAAAATGCCTTTGTGAAACTATTTTCAGATATATCAAAAAGTGATATCTTCTTTGAACAGAACTTCTGACATTAAAAGAAACGTGGGCTTATCCTTTTAGACACATCTATGGAATTGGTTCCACTCTCACATTTTCAAAACTTGAGCTTAGATTCCTTACAAAACACATTGAAGACTAGACTGTTGCAAACAAGGTATGCTGACATACCTTACTTAAtgttttagttaattatttGTTCGATGTGTACTACTCATATAAGAAAGCGAAAGAGATTTAAGattcgttgattctcaaatatattattgaagACGTCATTCAACAAAGATTCATCATAAGAAATTACTACTATCAAGAGATAATTAAAGATAAGGACATTAAGATCTAAATCAACCAATATCACAAACTACTTGAAGATATCAAAGTAGAGAACATAATTATGCCTTATGAGTttgtttaagaacttttaatcgAGAAACAACCTTCATCTTGGACTAACTACAAATAACAATTGAAATATAGACACATGCAGATGTTGCTTCCATATCTTATTACATACATCATAATTGAAGATACCAAAAGGAAGTAGTGTTCTACTACAAGGACCAAAGCATTATCTACAAAAGCAAATATAGTAGAAGACAAACCTGCTTAAAAAAGGTACAAGAACAAACCTgattataaaaggaaaaataatttttgaaattctcaTCCCAATGGATCTAACGACACCTTAAAAAAAGGAGTAAATTGCTTTATATGTGGAAAGTCAGGTCATCATACAACTCAATGTAGTCGTAGAGCTAGAAACGACAATCTTCCTAACACAAATATAGTTGAAGGGAAAGATATTATTGTTGCAatcatttcataaataaatcTAATGACCAATGTGAGTAATTGGGTGGTAGACTCTAGTGCTACCATGCACATATGTGCAAATAGAAGTACTTACATTGTTGACTCAAATGATATGTGGCATATTAGATTAGGATATGTGAACTCCTAGtatgttatgaaattataatGACTAGGATCAATcaatatgcatgataaacaaatgatatatgtgtggaatctaaaataacaaagaaaacttATGATTCTGTAGAATGTTAAACTAAATTGTTAGGTTTAATTCATAATGATCTAagcttatttaaaataagtcgTGTCTAGAGgtggtaaaaattattttgtaacgttgatagatgattattctagatagACTAAAGTgtacttaatcaaacataagGATGAAGTTTTTCATGTGTTTCAAAATTATTAAGGCaaaattaaagaaccaattgaataagaaaattaaaaggattatATCAGATAGAGGTGATAAATATGTCATGATTATTAGTTCTAGTGCACTTGATAACCTCTTGGGAGAAACCCTTcttattacatatattttacaaaataagatGCCTCATaagaaaactaataaaattcTCTATTAGTTATTATCAACTTAAtctttgttagatatattatatctttttcctttttcaggtgtcttgattggagaattttggattaagaaataataacaaactaactaaaagataaaagataaagatataatatataatatatctaacaatctTAAATATCTAAGAGTGTGGAGGTGCCTAGGTAAGGTAATGTTACCCAATcttaagaaaaggaaaataggctctAAAACCTCTTATTATATGTTCTTAAGCTATGCAAAACATAGTGTTGTCTATAGGTTTATTGTTCTTAAAAGTGATGTAATTGAGCACAATATTATAGTGGAGACAAAAAATGTTGACTTTCTGAATATATATTTCACTTAAAGGTTAGTGATACACCTGACCAAACTATAAATACTAATAGTGATGCCATGTGTGATGATTTGAGAAGAATTAAAAGACAGAGGTAGGATACTTTTTTCGGAGATGACTTTTATACTTATAttgttgataatgatccaaAAATCTTCGTAGAGGCTACTACTGCTCTTAATGCAAAACAATGGGATAAGGTCATTAAGACTGAAAATGaatcaattaagaaaaacaatacttGGACCTGAGTAGATTTGTGTAAAGGAGAAAAACGCATTAGTTAtaagtggatctttaagaacAAGTATCATCTTGATGGATTCATAAAGAAGTATCaggcaagattagtagcaaaagATTTTACTCAAAAACTCAACttagattactttgatatcTTTGGTCATGTGACtaagattttctttctttatttatcCTGAgtgtagttattttttttagagttcTTTGCTAGTTTTTAGATCCTCACAATATTCAAGAAGTTTTTGTTGTATCCTAGGGGACTTGCACAACATATCACAAATAAGTTCTTAAAGACATTGGATTTGTACGTCTCAGAAAATTTATTTCGTTCATATTTTTAGTCAATTTTAAGAGCAGTTTTTACCTACACATTGAAACATTTGGATCGAAAgattaaacattaataaatagtATGAAGGTGTTCAATAGCAACTAGATCtaataacaacaaattttattagGATTAATAGATTTTGAATTGTTGTCATGTTAtcttaagtaaattttaaattcaaatcaacTCTACAAAATTAATTGGTAAGGTAAAATTTGTcatatgttataaatttatcttatttatagtatatgtgaaatttttaacaaaatatataaatttattatttttaaaagaaaggaaaattaaaattctataaacCTTCGACCTTATGTTTCCATTTCGCTTATTTTATACACCtaccttaaaaaaaaaattcaaaagtgaTTTCTAAAGGAAGCAAAATTAACTTTCCTTTATCCAATCAcattgtaaagttttaaattcggATTTATGTAATCTACTTACCTTCAATGGTCCTTCAAAAGTCATTATTTAAGATAAGTAGTTGTACTCTTATtattagattttcttttttcttttttcagtaGTATATGTACCTTACTAATTAATAGTGCATTTATATGTTCTGGAAACAAGTGAAATTTCTCACGTTACCTTTATTCCCCTTCCctttactatatttttatcttatacCGGAAAAATCAACAATATATGATCAAATACGACTATAGATTAAAATTAGTGAAATTCATATattgataattataaattaaattaagcaatttgaattatatgataATGTTAGGATAAATTCTCATAtaaaattgatgtaatttatACCTTTACAaaaatcttttcaaatattaCATTTCACTAAAATTTATACtactattaatttaattacaaacttaaattatatattatatatatatatatatatatatatatatatatatatgaaaaaagaaataataaactaCAAAATGTaagtttttatctttatcttcatcCTAAATTCGTTGATAATGTCTTTCTACATCATCAAATTTTCTCATTACAATCATCATAACTAATAAAACAACATAATATCAAACAAAATATGCTAAGTTAGACTTTTAAATCCTtcatacatatttataaatcaaatcATGCACACCTAGTTTATTTACATCTAATTCATATACTCAAATAGATACATtttcaattcattcattcaatCAAGTATTTTACTATAAGTTCTCTAGCATGACAGTTTGTGTAACTTGAATTCAAAGTGCACATAAcacatgttaaaaaaataaatgtttaagaCATTGTAGAGAGATGTTTATGGACATAGGGATTTAGGTAGTTGGTAATCCATTaaagattcaaatatttaaacCATAAGTGACTCTTTTAATTAGACTCTATTGGAAGaaggtgaaaaaaaagaaaaaaaaaactttaatcaaGTACACACTATGAACTTGATATGTCATTCTTACTTGGGTTTAAGATGTTAACATGTCCATTTCTTTCATTCTTAGGAGTTTTCATTGTTAAGATacaattagttttttattttaaaatagaacaATCTTAGACAATAATTGCACATACAAATAAAGTACTCTACAAATCTCATATATATTCATGGTCTTACTTTCCCAATCTTGACTTTTAAGAACTCAAATAATAAGTTATTAGCATGCAAGTATCAAGACATGCAAGTAAATATCACGACATGAACAAAAGTAATTAAGAcctctcaatttaaacctaaacaacaaataatatgtttttggaGTTTTTCTAAGGATcaaacaacaaaagaagaacTCAACACAAGACGAAACAAACATGTGCAAGtcaattttcatgtttttatataaacaaagaaaaaaaattatgactaTTTCTACTTAAGAAAAACATGCAGAGATtaagacaagaaaaaaaaattatgattatttcTACCTAAGAAATGATAGAAGAAACTTGTtcaatatagtaaaaattatgtatgGGATTAATTTCCCTTGTGTTtaatattcaacatggtatttAGAGCTTGTTTctgttagaaaaataattttgttaccTCTGTTAGACAACCATTGTATTGTCAATGATGTCTTCATCGAAGTTCCTACATTCTCTCACTTGCCTTTTGAAATTGCGAATATGCTCTCTTTTTCCATAGAGTATGGTCACGCGTCTTGTTTCCTCTCCGATAGCATCTAGAGTGCCTAGGTCACCTCTTTCTCCTCTTTCAAGATCTGTGTCTGGTTCCTTGATCGGAGAATATTGGATTTTTaggatttctttctcttattctttCATGGCTTTTTCCGTTGCTATCTCTTTTGACATCTCTTTTATCACCTATGTATCTGACCTGcttatatatactttttcttgTGTGGCAAAGATggattttgttagtttatttataatcatGGGTGTTCTTCAGCAATGGACTATTTATCAATTGGTTGTCAATAATGTGTTCCTTAACCatgatttgcaagaagagatttatatggGGAAATCTCTCAAATTTGTTGCTCAAGGAGAGTTTTCTGGGTTGGTATGTCGTTTTTCATGTCGTCTTTGCAAATTATCAACAATTTGGTATCACTTGAGTCTAAAAGCAAAttttttcactaagtctttacaGAGAccgataattgattatattttgtaagaagcttggtacatacgatttgtatgcacCAGCTTGAGGGagattgttaaatatattagattattatatatattttatatatatatatatatatattatctttatcttttatcttttgtttgtttttattcatcatttgtattttggtctaacccatattttttctattataaatatagtagtatcctatgtgtatatttaacaaaacttatttttttgaAGACTTCCCAAACAAGCTCCCAAAAAGCTCTTCAACCAATGTGTAAGGTACAAAATCTAGTAACAAAATCATCAATAGTTGACTAATGGCAACAACTTGGGGCAAAAAAATGATACCTAGCTAGTGATATAAAATCCTCTTTGACAACAAATCAATGTTCTATCTCAATCCttgtattaaaaatatgaaccataaaatattaagtttacatacttcaaatgtgatATTCATTTTATAACCAATATTTCACTCGTAGTATAAAAAACATGTTGGGCATTAATATTATCCTCTAagtaatatttaatgaaatcaAACTTCTGGGCCTTAACTGTTTAGGATACCTTTTTGGGAATCTTCGTATCAATTGAATCAGCATCAACGTGAAACTTGTTTGGTAGATATGATCTCGCACGTATAGAAATTAACAGTAAAGTAGTTTTTGTTGTTTGCATTC harbors:
- the LOC108347343 gene encoding uncharacterized protein LOC108347343 — encoded protein: MNFGDSTNTFTLTTTPTKQQTSNNILSYSSCLQPTNLLPTPNSTHITTPPPDSYAAAHRRQLYAREGSHVHWDPHLTCLHLGKRHYFEDVTIDDVSKYNNNGNNVATLGKPHVCRVGGGVVISGSRHVGADDGDITLGNRHVYGGDGGAGYFLKGNDKRARGCHGGAAGGGGGGGSVKTAALGMVPRCQVEGCHVALVNAKEYHRRHRVCDMHSKAPKVVVLGLEQRFCQQCSRFHVVSEFDDSKRSCRRRLAGHNERRRKSSHLSVTRSSRQGCALSLLSFESSDNWCSHDDLSTRCSAALRELIAENRAALMTRQQQQHVYVVPHHDDDAVDEEELEFVEIQPESNYFPQHMFSQTQ